A window of Natrinema versiforme contains these coding sequences:
- a CDS encoding PINc/VapC family ATPase has protein sequence MNVVPDTSVVIDGRVSATIEDGQFEGATICVPEAVVAELEAQANDGIDSGWDGLEELQRLADLADDGVIELRYVGERPNAIERGHASEGEIDALIRDLAEDLDATFVTSDIVQAEVAQAKGLDVEHVSPEVREIGTLAVEEFFDDETMSVHLKTDAVPMAKRGELGEMRYQQIADEPLDEATMDEYAREVVDAAKESPEGFLELSEPGMKIVQFRDYRIAIGRPPFSDGIEITAVRPIAQTDIEDYEHAAELKERLLERQRGVLISGAPGAGKSTFAQAVARYIADHDYSVKTMEKPRDLQVGPDITQYTELGGEMAKTADALLMVRPDYTIYDEVRKTDDFEVFADMRLAGVGMIGVVHATRPIDALQRLVGRVELGMIPQVVDTVVYIEAGEVNTVYDVKTEVKVPAGLTEEDLARPVIQVTNFQTGEPEYEIYTFNRQVVTVPLNDEDGGPGNESGVDRIAKQEIEREIRSIARGYVDVELKSQDKAVVYVEEDDISSVIGKGGGRITDVENRLGIDIDVRTHDENPNYGAGGGSGGASANGGGGGGSQAGQMVQPEITSRHIVIPVDGNQGETVEVQAAGDYLFTATVSRGGEIQVSRGSAIAEELEQAIDRKDPVTIVPS, from the coding sequence ATGAACGTCGTGCCGGATACGAGCGTGGTCATCGACGGCCGCGTCTCGGCGACTATCGAAGACGGGCAGTTCGAGGGAGCGACGATCTGCGTGCCCGAAGCGGTCGTCGCGGAACTCGAGGCGCAGGCCAACGACGGGATCGACAGCGGCTGGGACGGCCTGGAGGAACTCCAGCGGCTGGCCGACCTCGCTGATGACGGAGTCATCGAACTCCGGTACGTCGGCGAGCGGCCCAACGCCATCGAGCGCGGACACGCCTCCGAAGGCGAGATCGACGCCCTCATTCGGGACCTCGCGGAGGACCTCGACGCGACCTTCGTCACCAGCGATATCGTCCAGGCCGAGGTCGCACAGGCCAAGGGGCTCGACGTCGAGCACGTCTCCCCGGAGGTCCGCGAGATCGGGACGTTGGCCGTCGAGGAGTTCTTCGACGACGAGACGATGAGCGTCCACCTCAAGACCGACGCGGTCCCGATGGCAAAGCGGGGCGAACTCGGCGAGATGCGCTACCAGCAGATCGCCGACGAACCGCTCGACGAGGCGACGATGGACGAGTACGCCCGCGAGGTCGTCGACGCCGCCAAGGAGTCCCCCGAGGGCTTCCTCGAGCTCTCCGAGCCGGGGATGAAGATCGTCCAGTTCCGTGACTACCGCATCGCGATCGGCCGGCCGCCCTTCTCCGATGGCATCGAGATCACGGCCGTCCGCCCGATCGCCCAGACCGACATCGAGGACTACGAGCACGCCGCCGAACTCAAAGAGCGGCTGCTCGAGCGCCAGCGCGGCGTCCTCATCTCGGGTGCGCCCGGAGCCGGGAAGTCGACGTTCGCGCAAGCGGTCGCCCGCTACATCGCCGACCACGACTACTCGGTCAAGACGATGGAGAAACCGCGGGACCTGCAGGTCGGCCCCGACATCACCCAGTACACGGAACTGGGCGGCGAGATGGCCAAAACCGCCGACGCCCTGTTGATGGTTCGGCCGGACTACACCATCTACGACGAGGTCCGCAAGACCGACGACTTCGAGGTCTTCGCTGACATGCGACTGGCCGGCGTCGGCATGATCGGCGTCGTCCACGCGACGCGGCCGATCGACGCGCTCCAGCGGCTCGTCGGGCGGGTCGAACTCGGGATGATTCCCCAAGTCGTCGACACTGTCGTCTACATCGAGGCCGGGGAGGTCAACACCGTCTACGACGTGAAGACGGAGGTCAAGGTCCCCGCAGGGCTCACCGAGGAGGACCTCGCTCGCCCCGTGATTCAGGTCACGAACTTCCAGACTGGCGAGCCCGAGTACGAGATTTACACCTTCAACCGACAGGTCGTCACCGTCCCGCTGAACGACGAGGACGGCGGCCCGGGCAACGAGTCCGGCGTCGACCGCATCGCGAAACAGGAGATCGAACGGGAGATCCGCTCGATCGCGCGGGGCTACGTCGATGTCGAACTCAAGAGCCAGGACAAGGCCGTCGTCTACGTCGAGGAGGACGACATCTCGAGCGTCATCGGCAAGGGCGGCGGTCGAATCACCGACGTCGAGAACCGACTGGGGATCGACATCGACGTCCGGACCCACGACGAGAACCCCAACTACGGCGCGGGCGGCGGTTCCGGCGGTGCCAGCGCCAACGGCGGCGGGGGCGGCGGGTCGCAGGCCGGCCAGATGGTCCAGCCCGAGATCACCTCGCGACACATCGTCATCCCCGTCGACGGCAACCAGGGCGAGACGGTCGAAGTGCAGGCCGCCGGCGACTACCTCTTCACCGCGACGGTGAGCCGCGGCGGCGAAATTCAGGTGTCACGCGGGAGCGCGATCGCCGAGGAACTCGAGCAAGCGATCGACCGGAAGGACCCGGTGACGATCGTGCCGTCGTAA
- a CDS encoding globin-coupled sensor protein: MQPQETFGRGGLNGFLDVEELVDRIGLDEDEIAWRKEFIGFGEDDEQRLSALEPLVQANAEAIADDFYENVLHYEQTRAIVDRSPKDVDALKRTQQAYLVSLASGEYDREFFENRARIGKLHEILDMPLKQYVGQYGVYYDLILSRLNERVQKQVIDAVEEWAAEREAEDDGGLGRVVGALGLGGGTDAADDGLEDSFETAVRDAIDDGMMDVLSLLRIINLDMQVATDTYVDSYAQRLEESIERRKRLAQEVENDVQEPIAELHESSEAVARRAESISEHTESQAAGITRAAGELNDVSAAVEEVASVADEVSEESDRTERLAAEGVDAADGALDELEAIEDATDRVADAADALAERTDEIDEIVDRLDDLAERTTVLATNAKIESTRSDADGGETMGVIASEVRSFAEQTKSDLAEIEAAVEAVREDAAATVETTEETVARVDAGTNRVRETVDSLEAIHESARETASGMEDVAAAADQQARGVEVTARTLDDLSESADTVASAAESVAAASQQQTASLREVRESVARLTDDDAEDTVPVYERLG, encoded by the coding sequence ATGCAACCGCAGGAGACGTTCGGACGCGGAGGACTCAACGGCTTTCTCGACGTCGAGGAACTCGTCGATCGCATCGGGCTCGACGAGGACGAAATCGCGTGGCGAAAGGAGTTCATCGGCTTCGGCGAGGACGACGAACAGCGGCTGTCGGCCCTCGAGCCGTTGGTGCAAGCGAATGCCGAGGCGATCGCCGACGACTTCTACGAGAACGTGTTGCACTACGAGCAGACGCGAGCGATCGTCGACCGGTCGCCGAAAGATGTCGACGCCCTCAAGCGAACCCAGCAGGCGTATCTCGTCTCGTTGGCATCCGGCGAGTACGACCGGGAGTTCTTCGAGAACCGGGCGCGGATCGGCAAGCTCCACGAGATACTGGACATGCCCCTGAAACAGTACGTGGGCCAGTACGGCGTCTACTACGACCTGATCCTCTCGCGGCTGAACGAGCGGGTCCAGAAACAGGTCATCGACGCCGTCGAGGAGTGGGCCGCCGAACGCGAGGCCGAGGACGACGGCGGCCTCGGGCGTGTCGTCGGTGCGCTGGGACTGGGCGGCGGCACCGACGCGGCCGACGACGGCCTCGAGGACTCGTTCGAGACGGCGGTCAGGGACGCTATCGACGACGGCATGATGGACGTCCTCTCGCTGTTGCGGATCATCAATCTCGACATGCAGGTCGCGACCGACACGTACGTCGACTCCTACGCGCAGCGACTCGAGGAGTCGATCGAACGCCGCAAACGACTCGCTCAAGAGGTCGAAAACGACGTACAGGAGCCGATCGCCGAACTCCACGAGTCGAGCGAGGCCGTCGCGCGGCGCGCGGAGTCGATCAGCGAGCACACCGAGTCGCAGGCGGCCGGTATCACGCGGGCCGCGGGCGAACTCAACGACGTGAGCGCAGCCGTCGAGGAGGTCGCGAGCGTCGCGGACGAGGTCAGCGAGGAGAGCGACCGGACCGAACGACTCGCCGCCGAGGGCGTCGACGCGGCCGACGGCGCGTTGGACGAACTCGAGGCGATCGAGGACGCGACGGATCGCGTCGCCGACGCCGCCGACGCGCTCGCGGAGCGGACGGACGAGATCGACGAGATCGTCGACCGCCTCGACGACCTCGCGGAACGGACGACGGTGCTCGCGACCAATGCGAAAATCGAGTCCACCAGATCGGACGCCGACGGCGGCGAGACCATGGGCGTCATCGCGAGCGAGGTCCGCTCGTTCGCCGAGCAGACGAAATCGGATCTGGCCGAGATCGAGGCCGCGGTCGAAGCCGTCCGCGAGGACGCCGCGGCCACTGTCGAAACGACCGAGGAGACGGTCGCCCGCGTCGACGCCGGAACCAACCGGGTTCGGGAGACGGTCGACTCGCTCGAGGCGATCCACGAGTCGGCCCGAGAGACCGCTTCGGGGATGGAGGACGTGGCGGCGGCGGCCGACCAGCAGGCCCGCGGCGTCGAGGTGACCGCACGGACACTCGACGACCTCTCGGAGTCGGCCGACACGGTCGCGAGCGCGGCGGAGTCGGTCGCAGCCGCCAGCCAACAGCAGACGGCCAGCCTCCGCGAGGTCCGGGAGTCGGTCGCGCGACTGACCGACGACGACGCCGAGGACACCGTCCCGGTCTACGAACGGCTCGGCTGA